The following coding sequences lie in one Populus trichocarpa isolate Nisqually-1 chromosome 14, P.trichocarpa_v4.1, whole genome shotgun sequence genomic window:
- the LOC7488898 gene encoding pentatricopeptide repeat-containing protein At2g45350, chloroplastic: MLLSGNLNQQPWNSAIPTLVLLKKCKRLSDINQIHARLLTTGFIKNTFLTTKIILSFSTSLHAPLIEFARFIFFRHHAFEFDEKEEEEEKDPFLWNAIIKTYSHGHDPKEAMWLVSLMLENGAFADKFTLSLVLKACSRVGLVKEGMQIHGLLKKLEFGSDLFLQNCLISFYVKCGCLVRASQVFDRMPKRDSVSYNSMIDGYVKGGRIDLARVVFDCIPLEERNLISWNSLIRGYAQSEDGILVAWQLFAKMPERDLISWNSMIDGCVKCGRMEDAQGLFDRMPNRDIVSWANMIDGYAKNGRVDIARSLFDEMPERDVVAYNAMMGGYVQNGYCMEALGIFYGMQSDGNFLLDNATLLIALSAIAQLGHIDKGVAIHRFIEEIGFSLDGRLGVALIDMYSKCGSIENAMMVFENIKEKSVDHWNAIIGGLAIHGLGELAFDFLMEMERMRVEPDDITFIGLLNACGHAGLVKEGMMCFELMRRVHKVEPKLQHYGCMVDILGRAGHIEEAKNFVEEMPFEPNDVIWRSLLSACKTHESFNVGQPVAENLMRLDSPSPSSYVLASNMYAGLGKWNDVRKVRAMMKQKNLKKIPGCSWIELEGHVYAFFVQDKSHPQFSGIYSILDSLSMTDSEHSYCKNVKM, encoded by the coding sequence ATGCTTCTTTCAGGAAATTTAAACCAGCAACCATGGAATTCGGCAATCCCAACTTTAGTTCTCCTCAAGAAATGCAAGAGATTAAGCGACATAAATCAAATCCATGCAAGACTGCTAACAACTGGGTTTATCAAGAACACATTTCTAACCACCAAAATCATACTTTCATTCTCCACTTCACTGCACGCACCTCTCATTGAATTCGCTCGCTTCATTTTCTTTAGACATCACGCTTTTGAATtcgatgaaaaagaagaagaagaagagaaagaccCTTTTCTTTGGAATGCTATAATCAAAACATACTCTCATGGGCATGACCCGAAAGAGGCTATGTGGCTTGTTTCTTTAATGCTTGAGAACGGGGCTTTTGCTGATAAGTTCACGTTGTCTCTGGTTTTGAAAGCGTGCTCTCGAGTGGGTCTGGTTAAGGAAGGAATGCAGATTCATGGGcttttgaagaaattggaatttggctctgatttgtttttgcaaaattgtttgatttctttCTATGTAAAATGCGGGTGTCTTGTACGTGCCAGCCAAGTGTTTGATAGAATGCCAAAAAGGGACTCAGTTTCGTACAATTCGATGATTGATGGATATGTTAAAGGTGGGAGAATTGACTTGGCACGTGTGGTGTTTGATTGTATTCCATTGGaggaaaggaacttgatttctTGGAATTCGTTGATACGTGGATATGCGCAATCTGAAGATGGAATTTTGGTTGCTTGGCAGCTGTTTGCGAAAATGCCTGAGAGGGATTTGATTTCCTGGAATTCGATGATTGATGGTTGTGTGAAATGTGGGAGGATGGAAGATGCTCAGGGTTTGTTTGATAGGATGCCTAACCGGGATATTGTTAGTTGGGCTAATATGATTGATGGGTATGCCAAGAACGGAAGGGTTGATATTGCTAGAtctttgtttgatgaaatgcccGAAAGAGATGTCGTCGCATACAATGCCATGATGGGTGGTTATGTACAAAATGGATATTGTATGGAAGCTTTGGGTATCTTTTATGGTATGCAAAGTGATGGTAATTTTTTGCTTGATAATGCTACACTGTTGATTGCTCTTTCAGCAATTGCTCAATTAGGACATATTGACAAAGGGGTAGCAATACATCGCTTTATAGAGGAAATTGGGTTTTCTTTGGATGGGAGACTTGGCGTTGCCCtcattgacatgtattccaAGTGTGGCAGTATAGAGAACGCCATGATggtatttgaaaacataaaagaaaaaagtgttgaTCACTGGAATGCTATTATTGGAGGGTTGGCCATTCATGGCCTGGGTGAATtggcttttgattttctaatggAGATGGAGAGGATGCGAGTTGAACCAGATGATATAACGTTCATCGGATTGTTAAATGCTTGTGGGCATGCTGGCTTGGTGAAAGAAGGTATGATGTGTTTTGAGCTTATGAGAAGAGTTCACAAGGTGGAGCCAAAACTGCAACACTATGGATGCATGGTTGACATTCTTGGCCGAGCAGGGCACATAGAAGAAGCCAAAAATTTTGTAGAGGAAATGCCTTTTGAGCCGAATGATGTGATTTGGAGGAGTTTGCTTAGTGCTTGTAAAACGCATGAAAGCTTTAATGTCGGACAGCCTGTAGCTGAGAATCTAATGAGGCTAGATTCTCCAAGCCCAAGTTCTTATGTGCTTGCATCAAATATGTATGCTGGTCTTGGTAAATGGAACGATGTCCGCAAGGTTAGGGCAATGATGAAGCAAAAAAACCTGAAGAAAATTCCTGGCTGCAGTTGGATTGAACTAGAGGGACATGTTTATGCATTTTTTGTGCAAGATAAATCCCATCCTCAATTTTCAGGGATCTATTCCATATTGGATAGTCTTTCAATGACCGATTCAGAGCATAGCTATTGTAAAAATGTCAAAATGTAA
- the LOC7464856 gene encoding uncharacterized protein LOC7464856 — protein sequence MKLVWTPDTALKAYVCTIKTCENFIESSVAELLSAMAAGWNAKLIVESWSKGGPIATSIGLAVAAHHTCGRHVCVVPDEGSRSEYVKTMHVAGMLETEVLVGEVEEVMAGLVGVDFLVVDCKRRDFLRFLRLAKLSPKGAVLACKNAFQKSAAGFRWHGALARGTRVVKTVFLPVGQGLDMAHIGSHSGSESSKRGPSRWIRHIDQKSGEEHVFRG from the exons ATGAAGCTGGTTTGGACCCCTGATACAGCTTTAAAAGCCTATGTTTGTACTATCAAAACA tGTGAGAATTTTATAGAATCCAGTGTAGCGGAACTCCTCTCAGCCATGGCGGCCGGTTGGAACGCAAAGCTAATAGTTGAATCCTGGTCCAAGGGTGGCCCGATAGCGACGAGCATCGGCCTAGCCGTGGCGGCTCATCACACGTGTGGAAGACATGTGTGTGTGGTACCAGATGAAGGGTCAAGATCCGAATACGTGAAAACCATGCATGTTGCCGGCATGTTGGAGACGGAGGTTCTGGTTGGCGAAGTGGAAGAGGTGATGGCAGGGCTTGTTGGCGTGGATTTTTTGGTGGTGGATTGTAAACGGAGGGATTTTCTTAGGTTTTTAAGGTTAGCTAAGTTGAGCCCTAAAGGTGCTGTCTTGGCATGCAAGAATGCCTTTCAAAAGTCTGCTGCCGGGTTTAGATGGCACGGGGCGCTTGCGAGAGGGACACGTGTAGTTAAGACTGTGTTTTTGCCGGTTGGACAAGGATTGGATATGGCTCATATAGGGAGTCATAGTGGGAGTGAGAGCTCAAAGAGGGGTCCTAGCCGTTGGATCAGGCATATCGATCAAAAGTCAGGTGAGGAGCATGTGTTCCGTGGATAA
- the LOC7488899 gene encoding uncharacterized protein LOC7488899: MASWSAENATKAYFYALKMGKRDKELDASEFISALAAGNSAKLMVIASASIDGSTTLSLVAAAHQTGGNVVCILPTKSNLSASKNALGPYADCVKFVMGDAKTLLPKDYKGADFVLVDCDLDDCKEVLRASQECSKHGKGLVVGYNAFHKGSSWSCEFKTRFLPIGEGLLVTGKDSAGKGTGGGHGHGHGKRSKWVTKVDKCTGEEHVYRVTSPRQEIEA; the protein is encoded by the exons atggctAGTTGGTCAGCTGAAAATGCCACCAAAGCTTATTTCTATGCCTTGAAAATG GGTAAAAGAGACAAGGAGCTTGATGCATCTGAGTTTATATCAGCCCTTGCTGCAGGGAACAGTGCAAAACTCATGGTGATAGCGTCAGCTAGCATCGATGGATCCACCACGCTGTCACTTGTAGCAGCTGCACATCAAACAGGTGGCAATGTAGTCTGTATTTTACCTACAAAATCCAACCTTAGTGCATCAAAAAACGCTCTGGGACCTTATGCAGATTGTGTCAAGTTTGTCATGGGAGATGCCAAGACCCTATTACCAAAGGACTACAAAGGTGCAGATTTTGTACTTGTGGATTGTGATCTTGATGATTGTAAGGAGGTTCTTAGAGCTTCACAGGAGTGTTCAAAACATGGAAAGGGGCTTGTAGTAGGGTATAACGCCTTTCATAAGGGATCGTCATGGTCTTGTGAGTTTAAGACTCGGTTTTTACCCATTGGGGAGGGGCTGCTTGTTACCGGAAAAGACTCAGCTGGTAAGGGTACTGGTGGCGGACATGGACATGGGCATGGAAAAAGAAGTAAATGGGTCACTAAGGTTGACAAGTGCACCGGTGAAGAGCATGTTTATAGGGTCACTTCCCCACGGCAAGAGATTGAAGCTTGA